One window from the genome of Oryza glaberrima chromosome 3, OglaRS2, whole genome shotgun sequence encodes:
- the LOC127765576 gene encoding protein FLOURY ENDOSPERM 6, chloroplastic, whose protein sequence is MLPLLLPLPVTPPPPLPSPTLTLAPASAPRRRLVLLAAAAPHHHHHHRRRRVYRRQRAAPTQTRAPRRTLSASNAARGEEDLEEAIYEFMRRSDKPGAFPTRAELVAAGRADLAAAVDACGGWLSLGWSSGGAEAGRASSSVGVHPDYPPEAGAAAAAGGASDLAQGAVWASSREAEASPSGRQPETEEEETETKFGTGLDGMLTRLQRERERVRPPLPRSSDGAGGERDNVALMGQSGAPSHSATGGRYTPKVPDNGNIHSYHPQNGALEHNKSSKSLTNDAWRTWSLDKGGFSDFQAAEIHSTNSRKSFRHDGLDILAQDDVHGPSNGVAVHDYDINDVDSERDDIHARLQNLELDLTAALHTLRSRFDKVISDMSEGDGAKAPNGLSDDWEFEETKVMQAQEELRSIRAKIAVLEGKMALEIIEKNKIIEEKQRRLDEAEKALSELRTVYIVWSNPASEVLLAGSFDGWTSQRRMERSERGTFSLNLRLYPGRYEIKFIVDGVWRNDPLRPLVSNNGHENNLLTVT, encoded by the exons atgctccccctcctcctccccctccccgtgacccctcctcctcctctcccctccccaaccctaaccctagcccccgcctccgctcctcgccgacgcctcgtcctcctcgccgccgcggcgccgcaccaccaccaccaccaccgccgccgccgcgtctacCGTCGCCAGCGCGCGGCGCCGACGCAGACGCGGGCGCCGAGGAGGACGTTGTCGGCGTCCAATGCGGCCCGCGGGGAGGAGGACCTCGAGGAGGCGATCTACGAGTTCATGCGGCGGTCCGACAAGCCGGGGGCGTTCCCCACCCgcgccgagctcgtcgccgcggggagggccgacctcgccgccgccgtggacgccTGCGGCGGCTGGCTCTCGCTCGGGTGGTCCTCCGGTGGCGCGGAGGCAGGCAGGGCCTCCTCGTCGGTCGGCGTGCACCCTGACTACCCTcccgaggcgggggcggcggcggcggcggggggcgcctCCGACCTAGCGCAGGGAGCCGTGTGGGCGTCGTCCAG GGAGGCGGAAGCTTCGCCGTCCGGGCGCCagccggagacggaggaggaggagac GGAGACGAAATTTGGGACTGGGTTGGACGGGATGCTTACCAGGCTGCagagggaaagggagagggtccggccgccgctcccacGGAGCAGCGATGGAGCGGGAGGGGAACGCGACAATGTTG CTTTAATGGGTCAGAGTGGAGCACCCAGTCACTCTGCAACTGGTGGCAGGTACACTCCAAAGGTACCTGATAATGGAAATATACATAGTTATCATCCCCAAAATGGAGCACTAGAACATAACAAAAGCTCAAAGAGTTTGACTAATGATGCATGGCGAACATGGTCCCTTGACAAGGGTGGTTTTTCAGATTTTCAAG CCGCTGAAATCCATTCAACTAACAGCAGGAAATCATTTAGACATGATGGCCTAGACATTCTTGCACAAGATGACGTGCACGGGCCATCTAATGGTGTGGCTGTACATGATTATGATATTAATGATGTAGACTCTGAAAGAGACGATATACATGCACGCCTTCAAAATTTGGAGTTGGATCTTACTGCCGCTCTTCATACATTAAGATCAAGATTCGACAAGGTTATATCAGATATG TCCGAAGGTGACGGAGCAAAAGCACCAAATGGGCTCTCTGACGATTGGGAATTTGAAGAGACCAAAGTAATGCAAGCTCAGGAAGAGCTGCGGTCAATCCGTGCAAAAATAGCAGTATTAGAAGGAAAGATGGCACTGGAGATAAT TGAGAAGAACAAAATAATTGAAGAGAAACAAAGAAGGCTTGATGAAGCTGAGAAGGCCTTGAGTGAGCTCCGTACTGTTTATATTGTGTGGTCTAATCCTGCTTCAGAGGTTCTATTGGCTGGATCTTTTGATGGCTGGACAAGTCAG AGAAGAATGGAAAGATCAGAAAGAGGCACCTTTTCCTTAAACCTGAGGTTGTATCCTGGTAGATATGAG ATTAAATTTATTGTTGATGGTGTTTGGAGGAATGATCCTCTGCGCCCCCTTGTGAGCAATAACGGGCATGAAAACAACCTTCTGACTGTCACTTGA